One genomic region from Actinocatenispora thailandica encodes:
- a CDS encoding nitronate monooxygenase, with protein MGLRHLPGPVVQAPMAGGATTPELVTAVGKAGGLGMLAAGYLPAARLAEQIAAVRDVAVPFGVNVFVPTPDTADPDAVETYRRRLAPTAARLGAELGEPTWGDDEYEAKLDLLAAIGVPVVTFTFGLPTEQDVIALRRAGTEVGVTVTTPAEAVAADRVGADFVVAQGIEAGGHRGGWLGGEQFGLLALIRLIRSTVDIKVVAAGGIADAAGVRAVLAAGALAGCAGTAFLRCPEAGTPAPYRDALVAPEFAETRLTRAYTGRWARGLVNRFVTEQQSYAPTGYPQLHQLTRPLRAAATAIGDTDLMAMWAGQSHALATDQPAAEVLHTLTP; from the coding sequence ATGGGGCTGAGGCATCTGCCGGGACCGGTCGTGCAGGCACCGATGGCCGGCGGGGCGACCACGCCCGAGCTGGTCACCGCGGTCGGCAAGGCGGGCGGGTTGGGCATGCTCGCCGCCGGGTACCTGCCGGCCGCGCGGCTGGCCGAGCAGATCGCCGCGGTCCGCGACGTCGCGGTCCCGTTCGGGGTGAACGTGTTCGTTCCGACACCCGACACCGCCGACCCGGACGCGGTCGAGACGTACCGGCGGCGGCTGGCGCCCACCGCCGCGCGGCTCGGCGCCGAGCTGGGCGAACCGACCTGGGGCGACGACGAGTACGAGGCGAAGCTGGACCTGCTCGCCGCGATCGGTGTGCCGGTGGTGACGTTCACCTTCGGGCTGCCCACCGAGCAGGACGTGATCGCGTTGCGCCGGGCCGGGACGGAGGTCGGGGTCACCGTCACGACCCCGGCGGAGGCGGTCGCCGCCGACCGGGTCGGCGCGGATTTCGTCGTCGCGCAGGGCATCGAGGCCGGCGGGCATCGCGGTGGGTGGCTCGGCGGGGAGCAGTTCGGGCTGCTCGCCCTGATCCGGCTGATTCGCTCCACTGTGGACATCAAGGTGGTCGCGGCGGGTGGCATCGCCGACGCCGCCGGGGTTCGCGCGGTCCTTGCCGCCGGCGCGCTCGCCGGCTGCGCCGGTACCGCGTTCCTGCGCTGCCCGGAGGCCGGCACCCCGGCACCGTACCGGGACGCGCTGGTGGCGCCGGAGTTCGCCGAGACGCGGCTGACCCGCGCCTACACCGGCCGGTGGGCGCGCGGCCTGGTGAACCGCTTCGTCACCGAACAGCAGTCGTACGCGCCGACCGGGTACCCGCAGCTGCACCAGCTGACCCGGCCGCTGCGGGCCGCCGCGACCGCCATCGGTGACACCGATCTGATGGCGATGTGGGCCGGTCAGTCGCACGCTCTCGCGACCGACCAGCCGGCTGCCGAGGTGCTGCACACCCTGACCCCCTGA
- a CDS encoding DUF389 domain-containing protein, translating into MLHIRVIAPPRLTGQISDLCGASIAVTNLVILPGAGREPAGDLIQFDMAREAADAMLSRLRDLGLDRSGSIAVENIDVSISVGATVAEQAAPGYDDDAVLWDELDARTTADARLSWAFLAFLALATQIAAIGAVLDQPILIVGAMVLGPEFGAVAAICFGLVRGNTHRIAVATRTLAVGFLVAIAITTGCAAAGRWLGWISPADLSHRPNTDFIVHPDKWSFIVAVLAGIAGILSITASKSSTLIGVFISVTTVPAAGNIAVAIPLAHWSEVRASAVQLGVNLAGMLLAGTATLAVQRLLSLRYGVRLPVPNHVPVQRRSPRKRRRKRG; encoded by the coding sequence ATGTTGCACATCCGGGTGATCGCACCGCCGCGACTGACCGGGCAGATCAGCGATCTGTGCGGAGCCAGCATCGCGGTGACGAACCTGGTCATTCTGCCCGGCGCCGGCCGGGAACCGGCCGGCGACCTGATCCAGTTCGACATGGCGCGGGAGGCCGCCGACGCGATGTTGAGCCGGCTCCGTGACCTCGGCCTGGACCGGTCCGGTTCGATCGCGGTGGAGAACATCGACGTGTCCATCTCGGTCGGCGCGACCGTCGCCGAACAGGCCGCACCCGGGTACGACGACGACGCGGTCCTGTGGGACGAACTCGACGCCCGGACCACCGCCGACGCCAGGCTGAGCTGGGCGTTCCTCGCGTTCCTGGCGCTCGCCACCCAGATCGCGGCGATCGGCGCGGTGCTCGACCAGCCGATCCTGATCGTCGGCGCGATGGTGCTCGGCCCCGAGTTCGGTGCGGTCGCCGCGATCTGCTTCGGCCTGGTGCGCGGCAACACGCACCGGATCGCGGTGGCGACCCGCACCCTGGCGGTCGGTTTCCTGGTCGCCATCGCGATCACCACCGGGTGCGCGGCGGCCGGCCGGTGGCTCGGCTGGATCAGCCCCGCCGACCTGTCGCACCGGCCGAACACCGACTTCATCGTGCATCCGGACAAGTGGTCGTTCATCGTCGCGGTGCTCGCCGGCATCGCCGGGATCCTGTCCATCACCGCATCGAAGTCGTCGACGCTGATCGGCGTGTTCATCTCGGTCACCACGGTGCCCGCGGCCGGCAACATCGCGGTGGCGATCCCGCTGGCGCACTGGAGCGAGGTGCGGGCGTCCGCGGTGCAACTCGGCGTGAACCTCGCCGGGATGCTCCTCGCCGGTACCGCGACCCTCGCCGTGCAACGGCTGCTGTCCCTGCGGTACGGGGTCCGGCTGCCGGTGCCGAACCACGTTCCGGTGCAGCGCCGGTCGCCCCGGAAGCGCCGCCGGAAACGGGGCTGA
- a CDS encoding 2OG-Fe(II) oxygenase translates to MTTDRYARRVAAADWDAVAGELDEYGCAPLPRLLTPAECGRLAALFDEPAHFRATIDMARHRFGSGRYRYFAAPFPEPVDALRHALYERLLPIARDWYRRLGRDAEWPDTLDEWLAICHDAGQRRPTPILLRYDAGDWNALHRDLYGDKVFPLQVVINLNDPGVDHTGGEFLLVEQRPRAQSRGTARLLGQGHGLVFTTRDRPVASARGWSAAPVRHGVSAVRSGRRHTLGLVFHDAT, encoded by the coding sequence ATGACCACCGATCGGTACGCCCGGAGGGTGGCCGCCGCCGACTGGGACGCGGTGGCCGGCGAACTCGACGAGTACGGGTGCGCGCCGCTGCCGCGACTGCTCACACCGGCCGAGTGCGGCCGGCTCGCCGCGCTGTTCGACGAGCCGGCGCACTTCCGCGCCACCATCGACATGGCCCGGCACCGGTTCGGGTCCGGCCGCTACCGCTATTTCGCGGCGCCGTTCCCGGAGCCGGTCGACGCGCTGCGGCACGCACTGTACGAGCGGCTGCTGCCGATCGCGCGAGACTGGTACCGGCGGCTCGGGCGGGACGCGGAGTGGCCGGACACGCTGGACGAGTGGCTCGCGATCTGCCACGACGCCGGGCAGCGCCGCCCCACCCCGATCCTGCTGCGCTACGACGCCGGAGACTGGAACGCGCTGCACCGCGACCTGTACGGCGACAAGGTGTTCCCGCTGCAGGTCGTGATCAACCTGAACGATCCGGGGGTGGACCACACCGGCGGCGAGTTCCTGCTGGTCGAACAGCGGCCCCGGGCCCAGTCCCGGGGCACCGCCAGGCTGCTCGGCCAGGGTCACGGGCTGGTGTTCACCACCCGGGACCGGCCGGTCGCGTCGGCGCGCGGCTGGTCGGCCGCGCCGGTACGGCACGGGGTGTCCGCGGTCCGCTCCGGCCGGCGGCACACCCTCGGGCTGGTCTTCCACGACGCGACCTGA
- a CDS encoding alpha-ketoglutarate-dependent dioxygenase AlkB family protein → MTLPLFGIGRREVAPGAVHLPGWLPPDRQRRLADACLRWASGPVPARHTLLPGGHRMSARTVCLGWHWQPYRYSRTADDVNGEPVPPLPGWLAEWGRAALAAAYRRADLDYRPDTALINFYGPDARMGMHQDKDERAREPVVSFSLGDSCLFRFGNPENRSRPYTDLTLASGDAFVFGGPSRLAYHGVPRIEPGSSPDPALPAGRINITLRTTGLA, encoded by the coding sequence GTGACGCTGCCACTGTTCGGGATCGGCCGGCGCGAGGTCGCGCCGGGCGCCGTGCACCTGCCCGGCTGGCTGCCGCCGGACCGGCAGCGCCGGCTCGCCGACGCCTGCCTGCGGTGGGCGAGCGGGCCGGTACCGGCCCGGCACACGCTGCTGCCCGGCGGGCACCGGATGTCCGCCCGCACCGTGTGCCTCGGCTGGCACTGGCAGCCGTACCGGTACAGCCGGACCGCCGACGACGTGAACGGCGAGCCGGTGCCGCCGCTGCCCGGGTGGCTCGCCGAATGGGGCCGCGCCGCGCTGGCCGCGGCGTACCGGCGGGCCGACCTCGACTACCGGCCGGACACCGCGCTGATCAACTTCTACGGGCCGGACGCCCGGATGGGCATGCACCAGGACAAGGACGAGCGGGCCCGGGAGCCGGTGGTGTCGTTCAGCCTCGGCGACAGCTGCCTGTTCCGGTTCGGCAACCCCGAGAACCGGTCCCGGCCGTACACCGACCTGACGCTGGCGTCCGGCGACGCGTTCGTGTTCGGCGGGCCGTCCCGGCTCGCCTACCACGGGGTGCCGCGAATCGAGCCGGGCAGCTCACCGGATCCGGCGCTGCCGGCCGGCCGGATCAACATCACCCTGCGCACCACCGGCCTGGCCTGA
- a CDS encoding carbon-nitrogen hydrolase family protein, protein MVCVAVGQFSAGTDKDANLTALGALTERAAASGARLIVFPEYSMYATRALDTGILDSAEPIDGPFATKVAELARRYRIRVLYGMNEALPGERRVANTLLAFGPDGEPLARYRKVHLFDAFGFAESDWVTPGEPTQLCTFDLDGLRFGAMTCYDLRFPELARRLTDAGAEALVVPAQWAPGPQKEDHWRLLTRARAVENTAYLLAADQCAPTGAGNSVIVDPMGVPVAGVAEAAGVAVTTLDAERVAAVRRRLPSLRHRRFRITAGDPETAGAAAGTPGNPAPLPDAGGDA, encoded by the coding sequence ATGGTGTGCGTTGCGGTCGGCCAGTTCTCCGCCGGTACCGACAAGGATGCGAACCTCACCGCGCTGGGCGCGCTGACCGAGCGGGCCGCGGCGTCCGGGGCGCGGCTGATCGTGTTCCCGGAGTACTCGATGTACGCGACCCGCGCGCTCGACACCGGCATCCTCGACTCGGCCGAGCCGATCGACGGCCCGTTCGCGACGAAGGTCGCCGAGCTGGCCCGCCGGTACCGGATCCGGGTGTTGTACGGGATGAACGAGGCGCTGCCGGGCGAACGCCGGGTGGCGAACACGCTGCTCGCGTTCGGGCCGGACGGGGAACCGCTCGCCCGCTACCGCAAGGTGCACCTGTTCGACGCGTTCGGTTTCGCCGAGTCCGACTGGGTGACGCCCGGCGAGCCGACCCAGCTGTGCACGTTCGACCTGGACGGCCTCCGGTTCGGCGCGATGACCTGCTACGACCTGCGGTTCCCGGAACTCGCCCGGCGGCTGACCGACGCGGGCGCCGAGGCGCTGGTGGTGCCGGCGCAGTGGGCGCCCGGCCCGCAGAAGGAGGACCACTGGCGGCTGCTGACCCGGGCCCGCGCGGTGGAGAACACCGCCTACCTGCTCGCCGCCGACCAGTGCGCGCCCACCGGTGCCGGCAACAGCGTCATCGTCGACCCGATGGGCGTACCGGTCGCCGGCGTCGCCGAAGCCGCCGGGGTCGCCGTCACCACGCTCGACGCCGAGCGGGTCGCCGCGGTACGGCGCCGGCTGCCGTCGCTGCGGCACCGCCGTTTCCGGATCACGGCCGGCGACCCCGAGACGGCCGGGGCCGCGGCGGGCACGCCCGGCAACCCCGCGCCGCTGCCGGATGCCGGCGGCGATGCCTGA
- a CDS encoding sensor histidine kinase, translated as MPDPPPRDADPAPGGHTDRAPGGPTARLAARIARRWPAVVATPLIGLVTMLVGGDRVPGQRRPRGWPLLVGAVLTVLFALVTTNQVRAEFGATSPLAPLGGLLLALPIVLLVRWPLMAWRLTVLTILAMLPVWHGRDWPVQPFQVILYLAAIVAVGLRHSRAVLAWVWAVTMVLVWLLLYPVNADNAIAATVLSTLLLLAVGAIGSLLSARRQLAVETRRTEAEQQRSAVLTERARIARELHDVVAHHMSLIAVQAETAPYRLPGLPTAADDEFAAIGTAARQALGEMRRMLGVLRAEQPAERTPQPGLAELPALLHQARRAGAEIELRNGGTPRPVPVAVDVSGYRIVQEALSNARRHAPGAPVTVRLEYRPGALAIEVVNAAPDAPPVAGEPGHGLLGMRERATMLGGTLSANPTPDGGFRVAAVLPCDPDDAAPNVSAPDAPGPGDGAGPGTSAADDPDRAGS; from the coding sequence ATGCCTGACCCGCCGCCCCGGGACGCCGACCCGGCACCCGGCGGCCACACCGACCGGGCACCGGGAGGCCCCACCGCCCGGCTCGCCGCGCGGATCGCCCGGCGGTGGCCGGCGGTGGTCGCGACACCGCTGATCGGGCTCGTCACGATGCTCGTCGGCGGCGACCGGGTACCCGGCCAGCGCCGCCCGCGGGGCTGGCCGTTGCTGGTCGGCGCCGTGCTCACGGTGCTGTTCGCGCTGGTCACGACCAACCAGGTGCGCGCGGAGTTCGGCGCGACCTCCCCGCTGGCGCCGCTCGGCGGGCTGCTGCTGGCGCTGCCGATCGTGCTGCTGGTGCGGTGGCCGCTGATGGCCTGGCGGCTGACCGTACTGACCATCCTGGCGATGCTGCCGGTCTGGCACGGCCGCGACTGGCCGGTACAACCGTTCCAGGTCATCCTGTACCTCGCCGCGATCGTCGCCGTCGGCCTGCGGCACAGCCGGGCCGTCCTCGCCTGGGTCTGGGCGGTCACGATGGTGCTGGTCTGGCTGCTGCTCTACCCGGTGAACGCGGACAACGCGATCGCCGCCACGGTGCTGAGCACCCTGCTGCTGCTCGCCGTCGGCGCGATCGGGAGCCTGCTCTCGGCACGCCGGCAGCTGGCCGTGGAGACCCGCCGAACCGAGGCGGAACAGCAGCGCAGTGCGGTCCTCACCGAGCGGGCCCGGATCGCCCGCGAGCTGCACGACGTGGTCGCGCACCACATGTCGCTGATCGCGGTCCAGGCCGAGACCGCCCCGTACCGGCTGCCCGGCCTGCCGACCGCGGCGGACGACGAGTTCGCCGCCATCGGTACCGCGGCCCGGCAGGCGCTGGGTGAGATGCGCCGGATGCTCGGCGTGCTGCGGGCCGAACAACCGGCCGAACGGACCCCGCAGCCCGGCCTGGCCGAACTGCCCGCGCTGCTGCACCAGGCACGCCGGGCCGGCGCCGAGATCGAGCTGCGCAACGGCGGGACCCCGCGTCCGGTGCCGGTCGCGGTCGACGTCTCCGGGTACCGGATCGTGCAGGAGGCGCTGTCCAACGCGCGGCGCCACGCGCCCGGGGCACCGGTGACGGTGCGGCTGGAGTACCGGCCGGGCGCGCTGGCGATCGAGGTGGTCAACGCCGCTCCGGACGCCCCGCCGGTGGCCGGCGAGCCGGGCCACGGCCTGCTCGGCATGCGCGAGCGCGCCACCATGCTGGGCGGCACCCTGTCCGCGAATCCGACCCCGGACGGCGGGTTCCGGGTCGCCGCGGTACTGCCGTGCGATCCGGACGACGCCGCCCCGAACGTCAGCGCGCCCGACGCCCCCGGACCGGGGGACGGTGCGGGGCCGGGCACCTCGGCGGCGGACGATCCGGACAGGGCAGGATCGTGA
- a CDS encoding response regulator → MIVDDQAMVRQGFGALLAAQPDLVVVGDAADGAEAVRKVRELDPDVVLMDVRMPELDGLEATRRILSGAAPGAHVPRILMLTTFDLDDYVYEALRAGASGFLLKDAPAADLIQAVRVIAGGDALLAPSVTRRLIADFAARPRGDRPTPAALNALTPRETDVLRLIARGQSNTEIAESLVVAEQTVKTHVGRILAKLDLRDRAQAIVFAYESGLVSPGA, encoded by the coding sequence ATGATCGTCGACGATCAGGCGATGGTGCGGCAGGGCTTCGGCGCGCTGCTCGCGGCCCAGCCCGACCTGGTCGTCGTCGGGGACGCCGCCGACGGCGCCGAGGCGGTACGCAAGGTCCGCGAGCTCGACCCGGACGTCGTGCTGATGGACGTGCGGATGCCGGAGCTGGACGGGCTGGAGGCGACCCGCCGGATCCTGTCCGGCGCCGCGCCGGGCGCCCACGTGCCGCGGATCCTGATGCTGACCACGTTCGACCTGGACGACTACGTGTACGAGGCGCTCCGGGCCGGTGCGTCCGGCTTCCTGCTCAAGGATGCGCCGGCGGCCGACCTGATCCAAGCGGTACGGGTGATCGCCGGCGGCGACGCGCTGCTCGCCCCGTCCGTGACGCGCCGGTTGATCGCCGACTTCGCGGCCCGGCCGCGCGGCGACCGGCCGACCCCGGCGGCACTCAACGCGCTGACCCCGCGGGAGACCGACGTGCTGCGGTTGATCGCGCGCGGCCAGTCGAACACCGAGATCGCCGAGTCACTGGTCGTCGCCGAGCAGACGGTCAAGACGCACGTCGGTCGGATCCTGGCCAAGCTCGACCTGCGCGATCGCGCCCAGGCCATCGTCTTCGCGTACGAGTCGGGCCTCGTCTCCCCCGGCGCCTAG
- a CDS encoding sensor histidine kinase encodes MPDPSVPAATPSILGRLDRRVPLWLRLVCGVLVLVAIALGVTGYAGTTLLRRHLVAKTGDELRLAAPRAERALIANGRGVSPSAHGVPSAFGAYLIGPDGRVLERSDPALTGERPELPDLTGSRPVPLLRPFSAHGTGRSRWLLLVRPVRQPAGGHVVVAESLAEVDATVRQLALINLSAGLAVLAALAVACFWLVRLSLHPVRSIQTTAQRIAAGELSVRVPDHGNRTEVGRLAAAVNGMLARIATALADRAASEAAARRSEAQMRRFAADASHELRTPITTIRGYAELYRQQRGTMPAEEADRIVGRIEEQARRMGGLVDDLLLLAHLDQRRPLAADPVDLTSLAADIVLDTDTLNPDHPIELVALGSGGRDDARAEEPGPIEVIGDGERLRQVVANLVGNAVKHTPAGTSIRVGVGRGTGAAAGTAVLSVADDGPGMAPEQADRAFERFFRAEPARAASGGGAGLGLAIVGAIVEAHRGTVTLDTAPGRGVEIRLTLPVRPANPATPGRGRG; translated from the coding sequence GTGCCCGACCCGTCGGTACCCGCGGCGACGCCGTCGATCCTCGGCCGGCTGGACCGCCGGGTGCCGTTGTGGTTGCGGCTGGTGTGCGGCGTGCTGGTGCTGGTCGCGATCGCGCTCGGGGTCACCGGGTACGCCGGGACCACGCTGCTGCGCCGGCACCTCGTCGCGAAGACCGGTGACGAGTTGCGGCTCGCCGCGCCCCGCGCGGAGCGTGCCCTGATCGCCAACGGCCGCGGCGTGTCGCCGTCCGCGCACGGCGTGCCGTCCGCGTTCGGCGCGTACCTGATCGGGCCGGACGGGCGGGTGCTGGAACGCAGCGATCCGGCGCTGACCGGCGAGCGGCCCGAGCTGCCGGACCTGACCGGCTCCCGCCCGGTGCCGCTGCTGCGGCCGTTCTCGGCGCACGGCACCGGCCGTTCCCGGTGGCTGCTGCTGGTGCGCCCGGTCCGGCAGCCGGCGGGCGGTCACGTGGTGGTGGCGGAGAGCCTCGCCGAGGTGGACGCGACGGTCCGGCAGCTCGCGTTGATCAACCTGAGCGCCGGCCTGGCCGTACTCGCGGCGCTCGCGGTGGCCTGCTTCTGGCTGGTGCGGCTCAGCCTGCACCCGGTGCGCAGCATCCAGACCACGGCGCAGCGCATCGCCGCCGGTGAGCTGTCGGTTCGGGTGCCCGATCACGGCAACCGTACCGAGGTGGGCCGGCTGGCCGCCGCGGTGAACGGGATGCTGGCGCGGATCGCCACCGCGCTCGCCGACCGGGCCGCGTCCGAGGCAGCGGCCCGGCGGTCCGAGGCGCAGATGCGCCGGTTCGCCGCGGACGCCTCGCACGAGCTGCGCACCCCGATCACCACGATCCGCGGCTACGCCGAGCTGTACCGGCAGCAGCGCGGCACCATGCCGGCCGAGGAGGCGGACCGGATCGTCGGCCGGATCGAGGAGCAGGCCCGCCGGATGGGCGGGCTGGTCGACGACCTGCTGTTGCTCGCGCACCTGGACCAGCGGCGACCGCTGGCGGCCGACCCGGTCGACCTGACCAGCCTCGCCGCCGACATCGTGCTGGACACCGACACCCTCAACCCGGACCACCCGATCGAACTCGTCGCCCTGGGCTCCGGTGGTCGCGACGACGCCCGCGCCGAGGAGCCCGGACCGATCGAGGTGATCGGGGACGGCGAACGGCTCCGCCAGGTGGTCGCGAACCTGGTCGGGAACGCCGTCAAGCACACTCCGGCCGGTACCTCGATCCGGGTCGGGGTGGGCCGCGGCACCGGTGCCGCGGCGGGTACCGCGGTGCTGTCGGTGGCCGACGACGGGCCGGGGATGGCGCCGGAGCAGGCGGACCGCGCGTTCGAACGGTTCTTCCGGGCCGAACCGGCACGGGCCGCGTCCGGCGGCGGTGCCGGTCTCGGCCTCGCCATCGTCGGCGCGATCGTGGAGGCGCACCGCGGCACCGTCACGCTGGACACCGCACCGGGCCGGGGCGTCGAGATCCGCCTGACCCTCCCGGTCCGCCCGGCGAACCCGGCAACTCCCGGGCGTGGGCGGGGCTAG
- a CDS encoding response regulator transcription factor, whose amino-acid sequence MSEPERGAADRILVVEDERDIRELLARSLGFSGFEVATADTGAEAVRAAGRLRPNLIVLDVMLPDMDGFDVLKQLGTAGQRPAVVFLTARGETEDKLRGLAMGDDYLTKPFSLDELVARIRAVLRRASPDAPATSRLTVADLELDEDSHEVWRGGTAVHLSATEFRLLHYLMVNAGRVVSKAQIRNHVWQYDYSGETNVVELYVSYVRRKVDTVQPKLIHTLRGIGYVLRAPRG is encoded by the coding sequence GTGAGCGAACCGGAGCGAGGGGCGGCCGATCGGATCCTGGTCGTCGAGGACGAACGCGACATCCGCGAGCTGCTCGCCCGCAGCCTCGGTTTCTCCGGGTTCGAGGTCGCCACCGCCGATACCGGCGCCGAGGCGGTCCGGGCAGCGGGCCGGCTCCGACCGAACCTGATCGTGCTCGACGTGATGCTGCCCGACATGGACGGCTTCGACGTGCTCAAACAGCTCGGTACGGCGGGGCAGCGGCCGGCGGTGGTGTTCCTGACCGCGCGCGGCGAGACCGAGGACAAGCTGCGCGGCCTGGCCATGGGCGACGACTACCTGACCAAGCCGTTCAGCCTGGACGAGCTGGTCGCACGGATCCGGGCGGTGCTGCGCCGCGCGTCGCCGGACGCGCCGGCCACCTCGCGGCTGACCGTCGCCGACCTGGAGCTGGACGAGGACAGCCACGAGGTGTGGCGCGGCGGCACCGCGGTGCACCTGTCCGCGACCGAGTTCCGGCTGCTGCACTACCTGATGGTCAATGCCGGCCGGGTCGTCTCCAAGGCGCAGATCCGCAACCACGTCTGGCAGTACGACTACAGCGGCGAGACGAACGTCGTCGAGCTGTACGTGTCGTACGTGCGGCGCAAGGTGGACACCGTGCAGCCGAAACTGATCCACACCCTGCGCGGCATCGGGTACGTGCTCCGGGCCCCGCGCGGGTGA
- a CDS encoding FHA domain-containing protein, translated as MGEGLQRRPELDDGVRPLDATTRLERTTFPSDIEASPETDRPPAGTALLVTVRGPGLGTRYPVDGPMVTIGRHPESDIRLEDVTVSRRHAQVRVAEGTYTVADLGSLNGTYVNQERIESVVLEDGDEIQIGKFRLMLRVGR; from the coding sequence ATGGGTGAAGGCCTGCAACGGCGCCCGGAGCTGGACGACGGTGTTCGGCCACTGGACGCCACGACCCGGCTGGAGCGGACGACGTTCCCGAGCGACATCGAGGCGTCGCCGGAGACCGACCGGCCGCCGGCCGGTACCGCGCTGCTGGTGACGGTGCGCGGCCCCGGCCTCGGGACCCGGTATCCGGTCGATGGCCCGATGGTGACGATCGGTCGGCATCCCGAGTCCGACATCCGGCTGGAGGACGTGACGGTGTCCCGGCGGCACGCCCAGGTGCGGGTCGCGGAGGGGACGTACACGGTTGCCGACCTCGGCAGCCTCAACGGCACGTACGTGAACCAGGAGCGGATCGAGTCGGTGGTGCTGGAGGACGGCGACGAGATCCAGATCGGCAAGTTCCGGCTGATGCTGCGCGTCGGCCGCTGA
- a CDS encoding sensor domain-containing diguanylate cyclase, protein MTRWRSRATIWARTIELRIATRGWREGCVQTATNRVQVRQRGIRGWAIWSAPAPARAMALTVDAVALVLGVAAIAFRLDRPQIVLAPLLICAAVAIEGARRVERARRSTGTLHKDLQSAWSLAAALLLPAGVAVVAAVAMYAWWRFRAGRCRPFAWVFSCSMTLLAVLAAGTVYHLTESGLRDVPAIGGLSSTVGVLAAALAYEIVDVALCGALILLLSPGTSRVEAFGDRTTASIDAAALTFGGLVSILALYEPWAMLLALPGVVLLQRVLLVDQLAADARTDTKTGLSVAGWWHERASAELAVAHARGTSLAILVADLDHFKRINDAYGHLVGDEVLRAVGDAFAAGVRGKDLAGRFGGEEFVLALPETNADRAAAVAERLRGRIATLQVPSRIEVADAEPVRGLSVSIGAAVYPDHADTLDSLLRVADTALYAAKAAGRNRISVAGSPATGPTQRAADTPVDSDAS, encoded by the coding sequence ATGACGCGCTGGCGTTCGCGTGCGACGATCTGGGCCCGGACCATCGAACTGCGCATCGCCACCCGCGGGTGGCGGGAGGGGTGTGTTCAGACGGCGACGAATCGGGTGCAGGTACGGCAGCGCGGCATCCGCGGCTGGGCGATCTGGTCCGCGCCGGCGCCCGCCCGTGCGATGGCACTCACCGTGGACGCCGTGGCTCTGGTGCTCGGCGTGGCCGCCATCGCGTTCCGGCTCGACCGGCCGCAGATCGTGCTGGCCCCGCTGCTGATCTGCGCCGCGGTCGCGATCGAGGGCGCCCGCCGGGTGGAGCGTGCCCGCCGATCCACCGGCACCCTGCACAAGGACCTGCAGAGCGCCTGGTCGCTCGCGGCGGCGCTGCTGCTGCCGGCCGGTGTCGCGGTCGTCGCCGCGGTCGCCATGTACGCCTGGTGGCGGTTCCGCGCCGGCCGGTGCCGCCCGTTCGCCTGGGTGTTCAGCTGCTCGATGACGCTGCTCGCGGTGCTCGCCGCCGGCACCGTCTACCACCTGACCGAGTCGGGGCTGCGGGACGTGCCCGCGATCGGCGGCCTGTCCAGCACGGTCGGCGTGCTCGCGGCGGCGCTGGCGTACGAGATCGTCGACGTGGCGCTGTGCGGCGCGCTGATCCTGCTGCTGTCACCCGGAACCAGCCGAGTCGAGGCGTTCGGCGACCGCACCACCGCGTCGATCGACGCGGCCGCCCTCACCTTCGGCGGGCTGGTCTCGATCCTCGCGCTGTACGAACCGTGGGCGATGCTGCTCGCGCTGCCCGGGGTGGTGCTGCTGCAACGGGTGCTGCTGGTCGACCAGCTCGCCGCCGACGCCCGGACCGACACCAAGACCGGGCTGTCGGTCGCCGGCTGGTGGCACGAGCGCGCCAGCGCCGAACTCGCCGTCGCGCACGCCCGCGGGACCAGTCTGGCGATCCTGGTCGCCGACCTCGACCACTTCAAGCGCATCAACGACGCGTACGGGCACCTGGTCGGTGACGAGGTGCTGCGCGCCGTCGGCGACGCGTTCGCCGCCGGGGTCCGGGGCAAGGATCTCGCCGGCCGCTTCGGCGGCGAGGAGTTCGTACTGGCGCTGCCGGAGACCAACGCGGACCGGGCCGCCGCCGTCGCCGAACGGCTCCGCGGCCGGATCGCGACGCTGCAGGTGCCGAGCCGGATCGAGGTGGCGGACGCGGAGCCGGTGCGCGGGCTGAGCGTCTCCATCGGCGCCGCCGTGTACCCGGACCACGCCGACACCCTCGACTCGCTGCTGCGGGTCGCCGACACCGCGCTGTACGCGGCGAAGGCCGCCGGCCGCAACCGGATCTCGGTCGCCGGCTCGCCGGCGACCGGCCCCACCCAGCGTGCCGCCGACACCCCGGTCGACAGCGACGCCAGCTGA